In Archangium violaceum, the following are encoded in one genomic region:
- a CDS encoding iron-containing alcohol dehydrogenase codes for MGLSGFEFATATRILFGAGRLAEVPREVKALGGTRVLLVTGRDPTRAGPLRQGLDQLGLSSVTFAVEGEPTVELARDGTATAVSERCDAVVAFGGGSALDAGKAIAALAANGGDPLDYLEVVGRGLPLTKPSLPLVAIPTTAGTGSEVTRNAVLGVKDAQVKASLRSPLMLPRLAIVDPDLLAGAPSGVLAASGLDALSQLIEPFLSARANPLSDALAREGMVRSARSLRRAVLEDTDPATREDLALASLFGGLCLANSGLGAVHGFAAPVGGMFEAPHGAVCAALLPAVLEVNLRALRARAPAHPALPRFQEVAVLLTGRAEARAEDGISWVRELCQALRVPGLGRYGLTEADVPMLVTRAKAASSMKANPLPLTDEELTEIVVRSR; via the coding sequence ATGGGCCTGAGCGGCTTCGAGTTCGCCACCGCCACGCGCATCCTCTTCGGGGCGGGCCGGCTGGCGGAGGTGCCCCGGGAGGTGAAGGCCCTGGGCGGAACCCGGGTGCTGCTGGTCACGGGCAGGGACCCCACGCGCGCTGGACCCCTGCGCCAGGGGCTCGACCAGCTCGGACTCTCCAGCGTCACCTTCGCGGTGGAGGGTGAGCCCACCGTGGAGCTGGCGCGGGACGGAACGGCCACCGCGGTCTCCGAGAGGTGTGACGCGGTGGTGGCGTTCGGCGGAGGCAGCGCGCTGGACGCGGGCAAGGCCATCGCCGCGCTGGCCGCCAACGGAGGAGACCCGCTCGACTACCTGGAGGTCGTGGGCCGGGGCCTGCCGCTGACGAAGCCCTCGCTGCCCCTCGTCGCCATTCCCACCACCGCGGGCACCGGCTCCGAGGTGACACGCAACGCGGTGCTGGGGGTGAAGGACGCCCAGGTGAAGGCGAGCCTGCGCAGCCCGCTCATGCTGCCCCGGCTGGCCATCGTGGATCCGGACCTGCTCGCGGGTGCGCCCTCCGGGGTGCTCGCCGCCAGCGGGCTGGACGCGCTCTCCCAGCTCATCGAGCCCTTCCTCTCGGCGCGGGCCAACCCGCTCTCCGACGCGCTCGCCCGCGAGGGCATGGTCCGCTCGGCCCGCTCGCTGCGACGCGCGGTGTTGGAGGACACGGACCCGGCGACGCGGGAGGACCTCGCGCTGGCGAGCCTCTTCGGGGGCCTGTGCCTGGCCAACTCGGGCCTGGGCGCGGTGCACGGCTTCGCGGCCCCGGTGGGAGGCATGTTCGAGGCACCCCATGGCGCGGTGTGCGCGGCGCTGCTCCCGGCCGTGCTGGAGGTCAACCTGCGCGCGCTGAGGGCCCGTGCTCCCGCGCACCCCGCGCTGCCGCGCTTCCAGGAAGTGGCCGTCCTGCTCACCGGGCGAGCGGAGGCTCGGGCCGAGGACGGCATCTCCTGGGTGAGGGAGCTGTGCCAGGCGCTGCGCGTTCCAGGACTGGGGCGCTACGGTCTGACGGAGGCGGACGTCCCCATGCTCGTGACCCGGGCGAAGGCGGCCAGCAGCATGAAGGCCAACCCCCTGCCCCTCACGGATGAGGAGCTCACGGAGATTGTCGTCCGCTCACGGTGA
- a CDS encoding antibiotic biosynthesis monooxygenase: MSNSLLVVHVHVHVKPESVDAFREATLANARASVKEPGIARFDVIQDTEDPTRFVLVEVYKTPQAPAAHKETAHYLTWRDTVAPMMAEPRTSRKYVNRFPEDGEW; encoded by the coding sequence ATGTCCAACAGCCTGCTGGTCGTCCACGTCCACGTCCACGTCAAGCCGGAATCCGTGGACGCCTTCCGTGAAGCCACCCTGGCCAATGCGCGTGCGAGCGTGAAGGAGCCGGGCATCGCCCGCTTCGATGTCATCCAGGACACCGAGGACCCGACACGGTTCGTGCTCGTCGAGGTCTACAAGACGCCCCAGGCGCCGGCCGCGCACAAGGAGACGGCCCACTATCTGACCTGGCGCGACACCGTGGCGCCCATGATGGCCGAGCCGCGCACGTCCCGGAAGTACGTCAACCGCTTCCCCGAGGACGGGGAGTGGTGA
- a CDS encoding YkgJ family cysteine cluster protein: protein MSEQDSAAARAIRERYQELVTKVDTFFHRVQSRYGGAMRCGAGCTACCQVRLSVTALEASVIREGLASLPQEERARLASRAEQAPPGACPALEADGRCAIYAWRPLVCRSHGVPIRHREPGGAAAVSACEKNFDGGAGLPEVSPDCVLDQTTLSTMLGVLDAAHADARGTPRGERIRLDTLLTENPLGGEPL from the coding sequence ATGAGCGAGCAGGACAGCGCGGCGGCCCGGGCCATCCGCGAGCGGTACCAGGAGCTGGTCACCAAGGTGGACACCTTCTTCCACCGCGTGCAGTCACGCTACGGCGGCGCCATGCGGTGCGGAGCGGGCTGCACCGCCTGCTGTCAGGTGCGGCTGTCCGTCACCGCGCTCGAGGCCAGCGTCATCCGCGAGGGCCTCGCCTCCCTGCCCCAGGAGGAGCGCGCCCGGCTGGCGTCTCGGGCGGAGCAGGCGCCGCCGGGGGCCTGTCCGGCGCTCGAGGCGGATGGACGCTGCGCCATCTACGCCTGGCGGCCCCTGGTGTGCCGCTCGCACGGGGTGCCCATCCGCCACCGGGAACCGGGGGGCGCGGCGGCCGTCTCCGCGTGCGAGAAGAACTTCGACGGGGGAGCCGGGCTGCCCGAGGTGTCCCCGGACTGTGTGCTCGATCAGACAACCCTGTCCACGATGCTGGGAGTATTGGACGCGGCCCATGCGGACGCACGGGGTACCCCACGGGGCGAGCGTATCCGGCTCGACACGCTGCTGACGGAGAACCCCCTCGGAGGGGAGCCTCTCTAG
- a CDS encoding metallophosphoesterase, translating into MGRLFFTALINLGAYFVLRRLWPSLREGWRRQVFLGLAGLSLLAFALPLVLGFGEHGVLPVVGMPLKLFSSGWVIAVGLVMLLGWPLALLLRRRESAPASAAPVVQMTEGGAVLVAAPDVDMERRSLLVGAGRALPLLAAATSSAGLVAGSSGFVLRELDVRLRGLPPALDGFRIGQITDVHIGTFIDTQYLRATVEAMNQAWVDLQVMTGDLIDDLSQLDETMAALETCQARHGMLAILGNHEHWRGLPAVLEAYAASARRGSPVRLLVDEAHVLEHAGHRVRVVGVDYPIGPRRSVGAKAERMKRSAEVAFRGMSPDELVLCLSHHPDFFPLAVERGARLTLSGHTHGGQVALLGMPLFRFAFDYMLGRYRRGDGQLYVSGGTGHWLPFRIGVPAEVTIVTLRAEA; encoded by the coding sequence ATGGGGAGACTCTTCTTCACCGCTCTCATCAATCTGGGTGCCTACTTCGTCCTGCGCCGGCTGTGGCCGAGTCTCCGTGAGGGGTGGCGCCGTCAGGTGTTCCTCGGGCTGGCCGGGCTGTCGCTCCTGGCCTTCGCCCTTCCGCTGGTGCTCGGGTTCGGCGAGCACGGCGTGCTGCCGGTGGTGGGCATGCCGCTGAAGCTCTTCAGCTCGGGCTGGGTCATCGCGGTGGGGTTGGTGATGCTCCTGGGGTGGCCGCTCGCGCTCCTGCTCCGGCGGCGTGAGTCGGCCCCCGCGAGCGCGGCTCCCGTGGTCCAGATGACCGAGGGAGGGGCGGTCCTCGTGGCGGCGCCCGACGTCGACATGGAGCGGCGGAGCCTGCTCGTGGGCGCGGGGCGTGCGTTGCCGCTGTTGGCCGCGGCGACGAGCTCGGCGGGCCTGGTGGCCGGCTCCTCCGGCTTCGTGCTCCGCGAGCTGGATGTGCGGCTGCGCGGCCTGCCCCCGGCGCTGGACGGCTTCCGGATCGGGCAGATCACCGACGTTCACATCGGCACGTTCATCGACACCCAGTACCTGCGCGCCACGGTGGAGGCGATGAACCAGGCGTGGGTGGATCTCCAGGTGATGACGGGAGATCTGATCGATGATCTCTCGCAGCTGGACGAGACGATGGCCGCGCTCGAGACGTGCCAGGCGCGGCACGGGATGCTCGCCATCCTCGGCAACCACGAGCACTGGCGGGGCCTGCCCGCCGTCCTCGAGGCGTACGCGGCGAGCGCGCGCCGGGGAAGCCCGGTCCGCCTCCTGGTGGATGAGGCCCACGTGCTCGAGCATGCCGGGCACCGGGTGCGGGTGGTGGGCGTGGACTACCCCATCGGGCCGCGCCGCAGCGTGGGCGCGAAGGCGGAGCGCATGAAGCGCTCGGCGGAGGTCGCCTTCCGGGGCATGTCTCCGGACGAGCTGGTGCTCTGCCTGTCGCACCACCCGGACTTCTTCCCGCTCGCGGTGGAGCGGGGCGCGCGGCTCACGCTCTCCGGCCACACGCATGGCGGGCAGGTGGCGCTGCTGGGCATGCCGCTGTTCCGGTTCGCCTTCGACTACATGCTGGGGCGCTACCGGCGCGGGGACGGGCAGCTCTACGTGTCGGGAGGCACGGGGCACTGGCTGCCGTTCCGGATCGGCGTGCCGGCCGAGGTGACCATCGTCACGCTGCGCGCGGAGGCCTGA